The segment GCAGAGCAGGGTAACAGAAAAGACCTATCTGGCAGCCAGAGGATTTCCTGTCCCCCGTTTTTGGATTCTTAATGACGGATCAGACATTAAGACACTGATAGAAAAGACTGCCATTGTCGCAAAGCTTTCAAGGGGAGGATACGACGGAAAAGGGCTATACGTCATAAAAGACCTTAAAGATTTTGAAAGATGCAGGGATGCATTAAACACAGAGATGGTAGCAGAGGAGTTCGTGCCGTTTAAAAAAGAAATTTCTGTAATCTGCGTAAGAAATGAAAAGGGCGACACCGTAACTTTCCCCATAGCAGACAATATTCATGATAAGGGAATACTTCTGTATAGTTCTGCCCCAGCCATTATAAGTAAAAAAGCTGAAAAAAGGGCATGCGAAATAGCGTCAGAGCTTGCCAAAGCCTTAGAACTCACCGGCATTTTATGTGTTGAGATGTTTCTGCTTGAGAACGATGACCTGCTTATAAATGAATTCGCCCCAAGACCACATAATTCAGGTCATTATACTATCGACGCCTGTGATATCTCCCAGTTTGAAATGCTCGTCAGGGCTATATGCGGACTTCCCATGACCAAGCCCGTTCTTCTCTGTCATGCCGCAATGCTGAATATCCTCGGCAAAGGTGCAAAAAACCTTGATTTCCCGAAACTGCTTTCTTTACCGGGCATCAAGGTTCATCTTTACGGCAAAAAAGAGGTCCGGGAAAGAAGGAAGATGGGCCACATAAATATCCTTGGAAAAACATCGGAAGAGGTCAAAGAGAAGCTCGGTTGTATTCAAAGTTTGGTCACACAGGGTTATGGAGACCTTTAACCAGTTGCAATTGCAACCCTTTTAAACAAAGAAGGTATTTGTCAGGTATTCCCTTTTCTACACAACCAGAGTCTTATAAGAATTTATTAAATCATCCTTTGTAAAAACGGATTCAAAGGGTATCCCCAATTTTTCGATGTTTTCTCTTCCACCCTCCTGTCGGTCTATTAAAGCTATAGCCTTCAAAATCTCAAGTTTCTCGCTTCTCGCTTTTTGAATAGCTTCGATCGTAGACTGGCCGGTAGTAACCACGTCATCAACGATTACCACCTTATCCCCTTCATGTATGTCACCTTCAATATCCCTCCTTAATCCGTGTTCTTTTGCCTTTCTCCTGACAACAAATGCATTCAGAGGCTTACCTTCCATACCACTAACCATAGCACAGGCAAAAGCAATGGGATCAGCCCCCTGGGTTAATCCTCCAATAGCATTCACAGGAAGCGTCTTTATTTTCTCGTAGAATATGAGACCTATAAGATGCATAGCTTCCGAATCCATAGTCGTAGTCTTGCAATTAATATAATAGTTACTCATCCTCCCGGAAGCCAATTTAAACACCGGCTCTTCACTGTATTTAAAAGATTTTTTCAGTAATATTTCAAGTAATCGTCTTTTCACTTTCACAGTGCCCATTGGAAAACACCTATCCACTTCTATCATCATCCAACAATTGAAGGTATAAAATACGGTAATCTCTTAAAACAGAAAACAAAAACCATGAAAATTCCTACTTCAGTTTTCTGTTACTTAAAACAGGAAAGGCAACAATCCCTTTCCGGTCAGGCTATACAACTAAATGTTCTCTTTCTTCAATTCTCTCAACACATTATGGCTTGATATTACCTTTACAAGTCACGCTAGTTTGTCTACTTTATCTGCCATTTCTCTCATTGTTTTTTCCAATAACAATCTATAGTATTCTACATCTTCTTTCCCCGGCTCAGAGGGAATATAAATAGGCTCACCATACATAATCAATGCCCTGGAAAATGGTTTGGGAATGCGGAATCTGTCCCAACTTCGCAACTCCCAGTAACCTGACAGACCGATCACAATGGGGATAATAGGTAATTGTGTTTTTTTACCAAGATAAATGCCCCCAGATTGAACGACAAACCGGGGCCCCCGCGGCCCGTCGGGTGTTATTGCAAGCGAATATCCTGCTTTTGCTTTATCAATCAGGGCTTTTAAGGCCCGCATACCACCCCTTGTTGTTGATCCCCGTATAACACCAAAACCAAGCCGTTTAACTACCTGTGCAATATATTCACCGTCTGAGTGCTGACTAATCAGTACCTGTACATTGCTACCTTTCCCGGTATAAGCAGGTGCAAGTATCATACAATGCCATACAGCATAAATGGCATGGATGTTTTTTATCTTTTTAGTAAACCCTTCCGGGACATCTTTAACACGAATTGTAAAAACTAATAATCTTATTATGCATGCCCCCAGAACTCCTATGATTAATAATGTTAATTTTCTCACATTAAAACCCCTTACTATCATTCCTGGTAAGACGAAGAATTCCGCTTCTTCAGGATTGATTCACCCGGGAATGCCATTATCTTCATCCCATTTTGCACAAAATTACCATCAGATGTGTTTCAATTTCTTTACTGTTTGGGAAACTGGTATTAACAGCTTTTATTTTTAACCATAGACAAATAAAGAGCGCATGTATTACAACTTGTAGTATCGTTCTCACAAAAATCCCTGAAAAGTTGATAGAGTCCTTGCTGCCTTCTGGCAGAGTTAATGATTTTTTTTGATGCCTTTGATTGTCCCAGGATACGGTCTTCCATAAATCTTATTACGCTTGTTATGGGAAGCGGCGCATAGTTTGTATATGTAAGATGGAGAATCTTTTCTAATTTGAGGTCATTCTGTTTTCTTGCATATATAAGCAATATAGGAATAATAACGTTAACAAGAATATGAGAAACTCTTTCCTTGCCAAGTAGTTTTTGCGATTTTTTCAATTTTTTCCCGCCTATTCTATAATGAAAAGACCAATAGGGATCCTGAATAGTAAGAAAGAGCGACAGGGTACTTTTTGTTACTGTAGGTATGGTGGATACATTTTCATTATCTCCTGCACGGAAAATACTGAGTAAATGATGAAATAATCCTTCTGACATATACTGAGAAAGAAGATGAGCAACAGCTACAATTCGTCTTTCCGGAAAATTTGCAGGCCTTATTCCGGAATAAACCCATTCGTTTTTTGACATAGAAACCTTACCGAGTTTTTGCTTTTGCACATACCATGCCTGCTCGATGGTGTTTGCATATTGCATCGTCTCACTATCAAAAACACCTGGCATTTTTGAATTGCTTTGGTATGGAAGCAATCCGGCTATTCCTAATAACAATGATTGTATTTGTATTGCTTTTTCCTGAACGGGAACATCTTCGGGAATCAGAGAACGGATATCCTTCAGCGGCATGCGGGAAGCCAGTGTTAAAAACGGCTTTTTGTTTTCCTTATACCCCAATGATTCCATGACAGCCTCGTAGAGGGCTTGGTCAAAAGGGATAATTTCCATCCACCTCTCATACCTTTTCGCCTTCCGGATGATACGTTCATCTCCTGCAAAATCAAGAAAACGACCCAACCATTGCTCATCTACTGTACGATTTTCCAGTTCTGTTTTACAATGCCCGGGATGTATCCTTCCACCTTTCAGGGCGGACTCAACATCAATCAAATCAATTATGTCATCAAGTTCAGTATTTAAGTATCTCGATAACGTTAGCTGTGGAATTAATTGTCCGGCAAAATTCTTAACATACTTCTCCTCCTGGTCATTCCACATAACAACATGCAAACAGACACTGTTATATGTTTCCTGTTTATCATGCAGGTGTCTCCTCCAGTCAGATGCAAAAACATGGATCTCTGTATTTCCTTTTACGAGGCCCTTACCTTCCAAAAGGATTTCCGTAAGCCTGAAATCCGGTCCCCCTTCAGAATTCCACCAGCCTGGCGACAATACCTCTAAACGTAAGCCATCATCAGTATGAAGTTTATCTTTTTTAATATGCTGTCCGAACCAGATACACCGTACCAATTCTTCCTTAATGAGCTTCTCTGTTCCCTCAAGAATAAAAAGGGGAAAACGGTGATGCATTCCCCCTTTTTTCAAATCCGCATACAGGGAAATTATTCCTTGTTGATAGACATTTGAAAAGTAATTTGCAACATACCCGCGTTCCATATATTCTGAGATACACTTCCTGATGTTAAGCATGATATACCTTAAGCAATTGCATATTATGCATTAAAAAACCTACCTGCATGGAAATAGTAAGGCAGTTGTTTCTTTTGCCTCCGGCATTATCCGTTTTCAATATCATTTGTATCCTAATCTCTGCAGTTTATTCTTGTCTTTCCTCCATTTCCCCATAACTTTAACCCGTAATTCCAGATATACATTTTTACCTGTTTGCTTTTCTATCTCTTTTCTTGCAATTGTTCCAAGATGCTTCACTGATCTTCCATCCTCTCCAATAATAATACCTTTTTGGGATTCGCGTTCCACGTAAATAATAGCCTTTATAAAATCCTTCCCCGCTTCCCGTTCCTTAAATTCTTCTATCTCAACCGCCGTGGAATATGGGATCTCCTCACCATACAATTCAAATATTTTTTCCCGGACTACCTCGGCAGCAAGAAACCTCTCATTGTAGTCGGTTAAATAGTCCTCAGGATAGAAAGGTTCACCTTCCGGCAAATATTTCACAAGCAAGGTAAGCATCAAGTCAATGTTAATTCCCTTCAAAGCTGAAATAGGTACGATCTCCGCAAAATTCATCTGTTCATTATATGCTGCAATAACAGGGATCAGATCGTCTTTTTTTACCAAATCAATCTTATTCATGGCCAATATAACAGGGATGTTAAGTGATGATAGTTTCTTTAGTACTTCCTCATCCTCACCCGCAGGCGGTTTAAAAGGTTCGGCAAGCAAAAGAATTACATCGGCGTCTTTTACCGCATTGTAGGCTTCTTTTACCATATATCTTTGCAGTTCATATTTTGGCTCAATAATACCAGGGGTGTCATAAAAAACAATCTGAAAATCATCACGAGTCAACACCCCCATAATCTTTTTTCTTGTTGTCTGTGGTTTGGGAGTGACGATAGATAATTTGCATCCCAAAAAGCCATTAATCAATGTTGATTTACCAACATTTGGTTTTCCTATAATGGCTGCATAACCAGCCTTAAAGCTTCTTTTATTTGACTGCATAATAGTATTGAAATCAAATTAGTAAGTACCAAGTAGCAAAGAAAGATAAAATTTATTCTATGAAAATAAAGCTGTACCAAACTGCCACATTGTAAACATTCCACAATCCTGAATCAAGTATTTTAGCGGGCATCCTTTAATTTATCTAATTATCAGAATCAGTACCTAATAGAATTGTATAATAGATTTTCAAACTTTATTTATCACCAAACATCACGAACAATTCAACATTTACTACTCAAATTAAATATTTGACATACCCCTAATTTTTTCTATAATGGTTTTTTTGTGCTATATACGTTTTCTGTACAGACCTGGTACATTTTTCAACCCATATGGTTAATATAAGCCAATATTAAAAAAATACGAACCATTTGTATTTTTTATAATAATACCAACTTGTCTTTATTAAACAACTTAGTATTTTATTAATTATGGCATAATATGTGCTATTTTCCACGTGAATAGACTTTTTAGCGTATCTGTGGAGACGTTGTGTATGTTTTTTAGGAACATTATTTACTGAGTGATGGAGGTAAGAGAGTTGTCGAAAAAGTTTTTTTTGCTAAGTTTAATGGTTGCTATTGGCATGTGGACTACCGGAACATATGGTTTTGACGAAGCGATATCCTCTGATGTGGAAAAGGAAAAAAGTGAACTGGCAAAGATTATGGGCGAAATAGATAAGCATTACAAGGCGGTTGAAAGAATATCGGGATATTATAAGTATAGTGATACTGATTGGAAGGATATAGAAGAGGCAAGCGAAAGAATTGCTCAATTGACAAAGGTCGTCATTCGTAAGTTTTCCCGGCCTGATGATAAAAAATATGAAGACCTTAATAAAACTATGCTCAAAGAAGCAGAGAAGATGCTGGAGGTTGTAGAGCACAAAAACGAACCGGGTGCACTGGAGGATGCCCAGTGGCAGGTTCGCCGGTTAAGACAAACTTGTGCCCTTTGTCATAAGCACCTGGGCATACATATTTATCCGCAATTGTATCCAGGTAGTAATAACAAATAATAGAAAATTACCGTAAGGAATGAAAAGAGTTATCTTTTCTCCCAAATATAGATACGGTGGGCGTTACCCGCCAAAAATAAGCACCATAAACAAACTAAACGGTGATTGGCAGGCATTGCCTGCCATACTGGCTGAACAGAATGAAGCAGCCTAATTCTGGATAGTTTGAAATTCCTGAACATAAATTTAGATATAAAAATTGT is part of the Candidatus Jettenia sp. AMX2 genome and harbors:
- a CDS encoding 5-(carboxyamino)imidazole ribonucleotide synthase, giving the protein MPVLYPDSGIGIIGGGQLGRMIVLECRRLGYSTSVLDPDPECPAAQVAERAFHPDNAHRFADNCNIATYEFEHVGIDTVRYVESKVKVSPATSVLSIKQSRVTEKTYLAARGFPVPRFWILNDGSDIKTLIEKTAIVAKLSRGGYDGKGLYVIKDLKDFERCRDALNTEMVAEEFVPFKKEISVICVRNEKGDTVTFPIADNIHDKGILLYSSAPAIISKKAEKRACEIASELAKALELTGILCVEMFLLENDDLLINEFAPRPHNSGHYTIDACDISQFEMLVRAICGLPMTKPVLLCHAAMLNILGKGAKNLDFPKLLSLPGIKVHLYGKKEVRERRKMGHINILGKTSEEVKEKLGCIQSLVTQGYGDL
- the pyrE gene encoding orotate phosphoribosyltransferase, which codes for MGTVKVKRRLLEILLKKSFKYSEEPVFKLASGRMSNYYINCKTTTMDSEAMHLIGLIFYEKIKTLPVNAIGGLTQGADPIAFACAMVSGMEGKPLNAFVVRRKAKEHGLRRDIEGDIHEGDKVVIVDDVVTTGQSTIEAIQKARSEKLEILKAIALIDRQEGGRENIEKLGIPFESVFTKDDLINSYKTLVV
- a CDS encoding lysophospholipid acyltransferase family protein → MRKLTLLIIGVLGACIIRLLVFTIRVKDVPEGFTKKIKNIHAIYAVWHCMILAPAYTGKGSNVQVLISQHSDGEYIAQVVKRLGFGVIRGSTTRGGMRALKALIDKAKAGYSLAITPDGPRGPRFVVQSGGIYLGKKTQLPIIPIVIGLSGYWELRSWDRFRIPKPFSRALIMYGEPIYIPSEPGKEDVEYYRLLLEKTMREMADKVDKLA
- a CDS encoding DUF2851 family protein: MLNIRKCISEYMERGYVANYFSNVYQQGIISLYADLKKGGMHHRFPLFILEGTEKLIKEELVRCIWFGQHIKKDKLHTDDGLRLEVLSPGWWNSEGGPDFRLTEILLEGKGLVKGNTEIHVFASDWRRHLHDKQETYNSVCLHVVMWNDQEEKYVKNFAGQLIPQLTLSRYLNTELDDIIDLIDVESALKGGRIHPGHCKTELENRTVDEQWLGRFLDFAGDERIIRKAKRYERWMEIIPFDQALYEAVMESLGYKENKKPFLTLASRMPLKDIRSLIPEDVPVQEKAIQIQSLLLGIAGLLPYQSNSKMPGVFDSETMQYANTIEQAWYVQKQKLGKVSMSKNEWVYSGIRPANFPERRIVAVAHLLSQYMSEGLFHHLLSIFRAGDNENVSTIPTVTKSTLSLFLTIQDPYWSFHYRIGGKKLKKSQKLLGKERVSHILVNVIIPILLIYARKQNDLKLEKILHLTYTNYAPLPITSVIRFMEDRILGQSKASKKIINSARRQQGLYQLFRDFCENDTTSCNTCALYLSMVKNKSC
- the era gene encoding GTPase Era, encoding MQSNKRSFKAGYAAIIGKPNVGKSTLINGFLGCKLSIVTPKPQTTRKKIMGVLTRDDFQIVFYDTPGIIEPKYELQRYMVKEAYNAVKDADVILLLAEPFKPPAGEDEEVLKKLSSLNIPVILAMNKIDLVKKDDLIPVIAAYNEQMNFAEIVPISALKGINIDLMLTLLVKYLPEGEPFYPEDYLTDYNERFLAAEVVREKIFELYGEEIPYSTAVEIEEFKEREAGKDFIKAIIYVERESQKGIIIGEDGRSVKHLGTIARKEIEKQTGKNVYLELRVKVMGKWRKDKNKLQRLGYK